From a region of the Calliphora vicina chromosome 4, idCalVici1.1, whole genome shotgun sequence genome:
- the LOC135956754 gene encoding uncharacterized protein LOC135956754: protein MLVNIQIVFTVVGTILLAVQCSTVQKPEDGAVKEQERSKRESLFSSPIYYDPMPQQSVQPLPVAPPLPQPPQTPPQQQQGLPILGALISNVPGLNGISSTLTTLVPLGNLGNLGNLGGLGNLGNLGNLGGLGNLGGLTNLGGLGNLGGLTNLGGLGNLGGLGNLGGGGNLGGLGNLGNLGNLPILGGLLPGGNQRCPLGQTLNCRCDSLLPLPVAPAVRYTDGLEILKQNMKLNLNGDKEISALLSNGILLYQRSGLEKLANNQNSKVIQGYYSLKITDSKYLTIYYTINDLDYTVKADVTTEPPQNDLDASTATVAV from the exons ATGTTAGTCAATATTCAAATTGTGTTTACTGTAGTTGGAACGATACTGCTGGCAGTTCAATGTTCCACGGTGCAGAAGCCCGAAGATGGAGCTGTTAAGGAACAAGAACGTTCTAAACGAGAATCATTATTTTCTTCACCCATCTATTATGATCCCATGCCACAACAATCAGTTCAGCCACTGCCTGTAGCACCGCCTCTACCTCAGCCTCCACAAACTCCCCCACAACAGCAGCAGGGTCTGCCTATACTGGGAGCTTTGATAAGTAATGTGCCTGGATTGAATGGCATAAGCTCGACCTTAACCACTTTAGTGCCTTTGGGTAATCTGGGCAATTTGGGTAACCTGGGTGGTTTGGGAAATCTGGGTAATTTGGGAAATTTAGGAGGGCTGGGCAACTTGGGTGGTTTAACCAACTTAGGAGGTCTTGGCAATTTAGGCGGTTTGACTAATTTAGGTGGTCTTGGCAATTTAGGTGGTCTTGGTAATTTAGGGGGTGGGGGGAATTTGGGTGGTTTGGGTAACTTGGGTAACTTAGGTAATTTGCCCATCTTGGGAGGACTTTTACCGGGTGGCAATCAGAGATGTCCTTTGGGACAAACTTTAAACTGTCGCTGTGACAGCTTACTACCTTTGCCTGTTGCACCAGCTGTGAGATACACTGATGGTTTGGagattttaaagcaaaatatgaaattaaatttaaatggagACAAGGAAATTAG TGCCCTCTTAAGCAATGGCATTTTACTCTATCAACGTTCCGGCTTGGAAAAACTTGCCAACAATCAAAACTCTAAAGTTATTCAAGGCTATTATAGTCTTAAGATTACGGATAGCAAGTACCTAACAATTTATTATACCATTAATGACTTGGATTACACAGTCAAAG ctGATGTTACAACAGAACCCCCCCAAAACGATTTAGATGCATCGACAGCCACAGTAGcggtttaa